In Paraburkholderia phenazinium, the following are encoded in one genomic region:
- a CDS encoding family 2A encapsulin nanocompartment shell protein translates to MSTLASGHTALSDNAARQLANATKTVPQLATITPRWLTHLLQWVPVEAGIYRLNQVKNPDAVKVACTQREDETVLPRTFVPYEEEPREYFLNAVSTVLDVHTRISDLYSSPHDQIKEQLRLTIETIKELQESQLINNPDYGLLANVAEEQRVFPLTGAPTPDDLDELLTRVWKEPAFFLTHPAAIAAFGRECTRRGVPPPTISLFGSQFLTWRGIPLVPSDKVPVADGKTKILLLRVGDKRQGVVGLFQPGVAGEQGPGLSVRFMGINSHAIASYLISLYCSLAVHSPDALAVLDDVEIGKYHDYPDTYK, encoded by the coding sequence ATGTCGACCCTAGCGAGCGGCCATACGGCGCTTAGCGATAACGCCGCACGGCAACTAGCCAATGCCACCAAGACCGTTCCCCAACTTGCGACGATCACGCCGCGCTGGTTGACGCATCTGTTGCAATGGGTGCCGGTCGAAGCGGGTATCTACCGTCTGAACCAGGTCAAGAATCCGGATGCGGTGAAGGTGGCCTGCACGCAGCGCGAAGACGAAACCGTGCTGCCGCGCACCTTCGTGCCCTACGAAGAAGAGCCGCGCGAATATTTCCTGAATGCCGTGAGCACCGTGCTCGACGTGCATACGCGCATCTCCGATCTGTACAGCAGCCCGCACGACCAGATCAAGGAACAGTTGCGCCTGACGATCGAAACGATCAAGGAATTGCAGGAGAGCCAACTGATCAACAATCCGGATTACGGTCTGCTGGCGAACGTCGCCGAAGAACAGCGCGTGTTTCCGCTGACCGGCGCGCCGACGCCCGACGATCTGGATGAGTTGCTGACCCGGGTGTGGAAAGAGCCGGCGTTTTTCCTGACCCATCCGGCCGCGATTGCCGCGTTTGGCCGCGAATGCACGCGTCGTGGCGTGCCGCCGCCCACCATCAGCCTGTTCGGTTCGCAGTTCCTGACGTGGCGCGGCATTCCGCTGGTGCCGTCCGACAAGGTGCCGGTGGCCGACGGCAAGACCAAGATCCTGCTGCTGCGCGTGGGCGACAAGCGCCAGGGCGTAGTCGGCCTGTTCCAGCCGGGCGTCGCGGGCGAACAGGGTCCGGGGCTGTCGGTGCGTTTCATGGGCATCAACAGCCATGCGATCGCCTCCTATCTGATTTCCCTGTACTGCTCGCTGGCGGTGCATTCGCCGGACGCGCTGGCGGTTCTCGATGACGTGGAGATCGGTAAGTACCATGACTATCCAGACACCTACAAGTAA
- a CDS encoding helix-turn-helix domain-containing protein, whose translation MSTLVKNFGAAVRELREARAWSQEQLAEHAGLNRSYVGEIERGSAIASIVTVDKLARALNEPISSLLRSSFSGSVVSATQTAPPAPAPTLSNVLKTSN comes from the coding sequence ATGAGCACGCTCGTGAAAAACTTCGGCGCCGCGGTGCGCGAGTTGCGCGAGGCACGCGCCTGGTCGCAGGAACAGCTCGCCGAGCATGCCGGTTTAAACCGGTCCTATGTCGGCGAGATCGAACGCGGCAGTGCGATTGCCTCGATCGTCACGGTCGACAAGCTCGCGCGTGCGCTCAACGAGCCGATCTCCAGTTTGCTGCGCTCGTCGTTCAGCGGCAGCGTCGTTTCTGCGACGCAGACCGCACCGCCTGCGCCTGCGCCCACCCTGTCCAATGTGCTGAAGACGTCCAACTGA